Proteins from one Aureimonas sp. SA4125 genomic window:
- the rplI gene encoding 50S ribosomal protein L9: MDVILLERVARLGQMGDTVRVKDGFARNFLLPTGKALRANEANRAKFESQKSEHIARNEERKREAGEVAGTLAGKSFLTIRSAGETGQMYGSVSARDVSDLLKEAGFRIGRNQILLNQPIKVIGLHKVQIALHSEVEIEIEINIARSHEEGQRQSQGENLTSVDALMDIDDLEDEYDAAEDAEAGTTTDEDAA, translated from the coding sequence ATGGACGTCATTCTTCTCGAGCGCGTCGCCCGCCTTGGCCAGATGGGCGACACCGTCCGCGTCAAGGACGGCTTTGCCCGCAACTTCCTCCTGCCGACCGGCAAGGCCCTGCGCGCCAACGAAGCCAACCGCGCCAAGTTCGAATCGCAGAAGAGCGAGCACATCGCCCGCAATGAAGAGCGCAAGCGCGAGGCCGGCGAGGTCGCCGGGACGCTGGCCGGCAAGAGCTTCCTGACCATCCGCTCGGCCGGCGAAACCGGCCAGATGTACGGCTCGGTCTCGGCCCGCGACGTCTCGGACCTTCTGAAGGAAGCCGGCTTCCGCATCGGCCGCAACCAGATCCTCCTGAACCAGCCGATCAAGGTCATCGGCCTGCACAAGGTTCAGATCGCCCTGCATTCGGAAGTCGAGATCGAAATCGAGATCAACATCGCGCGCTCGCACGAAGAGGGTCAGCGCCAGTCCCAGGGCGAGAACCTCACCTCGGTCGACGCCCTCATGGATATCGACGACCTCGAGGACGAGTACGATGCAGCCGAGGACGCCGAGGCCGGCACCACGACGGACGAAGACGCCGCCTGA
- the alr gene encoding alanine racemase has protein sequence MSGIRSFGAPLSERLPRVEIDRAALAGNWQRLAAHTPGARTGAAVKADGYGLGAAEVARTLHDAGCRDFFVAWAEEGAVLRETLGGPDTRIMVLQGLDSSAAALCRETRLSPVLSTPDDIAVWREAGAAPAPAFIQLETGMNRLGLGETDARAAATLAASGALSVTCVMSHLASADEASEQSREQRTVFERVAGLFPGVPRSLANSAGILLGPEFHYDLTRPGIALYGGTCEALEGLRPVATLTAAILQIRMARCGEAAGYGAAAPLARDTRIATVGLGYADGFLRAGSGAGVAIWPGRSVPTAFLGGRAVPILGRISMDLILLDITDLPADAVRPGDRAEFYGKNVPIEQVAAAAGTIPYELLTGLGPRVARDWR, from the coding sequence ATGTCCGGCATCCGAAGCTTTGGCGCTCCACTGTCGGAGCGACTGCCCCGCGTCGAGATCGACCGGGCGGCGCTCGCCGGCAACTGGCAGCGTCTCGCGGCTCACACGCCCGGCGCGCGCACCGGCGCCGCGGTCAAGGCCGATGGCTATGGCCTCGGCGCGGCGGAGGTCGCGCGCACGCTCCATGATGCCGGTTGCCGGGACTTCTTCGTCGCCTGGGCCGAGGAAGGCGCCGTGCTGCGCGAGACCCTCGGCGGGCCGGATACACGGATCATGGTCCTGCAGGGCCTCGACTCCTCCGCGGCCGCGCTCTGCCGCGAGACGAGGCTCTCGCCGGTGCTGTCCACTCCCGACGACATCGCCGTCTGGCGCGAGGCCGGCGCCGCGCCGGCTCCTGCCTTCATCCAGCTGGAAACCGGCATGAACCGGCTCGGCCTCGGCGAGACCGATGCCCGGGCCGCCGCGACCCTTGCCGCCTCCGGCGCCCTCTCCGTCACCTGCGTCATGAGCCATCTCGCCTCGGCCGACGAGGCGAGCGAGCAGAGCCGCGAGCAGCGCACCGTGTTCGAGCGCGTGGCCGGCCTGTTTCCGGGCGTGCCGCGCTCGCTCGCCAACTCCGCCGGCATCCTCCTCGGCCCCGAATTCCACTACGACCTGACGCGGCCCGGCATCGCGCTCTACGGCGGGACGTGCGAAGCACTGGAGGGCCTCCGGCCGGTGGCGACGCTCACCGCCGCCATACTGCAGATCCGCATGGCCCGGTGCGGCGAGGCCGCGGGCTATGGCGCCGCCGCACCGCTCGCCCGCGACACCCGCATCGCCACCGTCGGCCTCGGCTATGCCGACGGCTTTCTGCGCGCCGGCTCCGGCGCGGGCGTCGCGATCTGGCCGGGCCGGTCGGTGCCGACGGCCTTTCTCGGCGGCCGTGCCGTGCCGATCCTCGGGCGCATCTCGATGGACCTCATTCTGCTCGACATCACCGATCTTCCCGCGGACGCCGTCCGTCCGGGAGACCGCGCCGAATTCTATGGGAAAAACGTTCCGATCGAGCAGGTCGCGGCAGCGGCGGGCACGATTCCCTACGAGCTCTTGACGGGCCTCGGCCCCCGGGTCGCGCGCGACTGGCGGTGA
- a CDS encoding CvpA family protein has protein sequence MTITLLDGILVGIMLVSALLAMVRGFSREVLSVVSWLAAAAAAFFFYEALTPYAQEYIANEDVAMAASALAIFIVTLIIVSFITLRIADFIIDSRIGAVDRALGFVFGAARGLLLVVVAMLFFNWLSPVESQPTWITNARSKPMLDDLGARLLAAVPEKPVELLPEQLRDKLEPPTAGEPAPPSDAAPAEPAEPAEPSSIEGAIDGAITDAPPN, from the coding sequence ATGACCATCACGCTTCTCGACGGGATCCTAGTCGGGATTATGCTTGTCTCCGCCTTGCTCGCGATGGTCCGCGGGTTCTCGCGCGAGGTCCTCTCGGTCGTGTCGTGGCTCGCGGCGGCCGCGGCGGCCTTTTTCTTCTACGAGGCGCTGACGCCCTACGCGCAGGAATACATCGCCAACGAAGACGTCGCCATGGCGGCCTCCGCGCTGGCGATCTTCATCGTGACGCTGATCATCGTCTCCTTCATCACGCTGCGGATCGCCGACTTCATCATCGACAGCCGGATCGGGGCCGTCGACAGGGCTCTCGGCTTCGTCTTCGGCGCGGCGCGGGGCCTGTTGCTCGTCGTCGTCGCCATGCTCTTCTTCAACTGGCTGAGCCCTGTCGAATCGCAGCCGACCTGGATCACCAATGCGCGGTCGAAGCCGATGCTGGACGATCTTGGCGCCCGGCTGCTGGCGGCGGTCCCGGAAAAGCCGGTCGAACTTCTGCCCGAGCAGCTCCGCGACAAGCTGGAGCCGCCGACAGCCGGCGAACCCGCGCCGCCAAGCGACGCGGCACCTGCCGAGCCGGCAGAGCCAGCGGAGCCGAGCAGCATCGAAGGCGCGATCGACGGCGCCATCACCGACGCTCCGCCCAACTGA
- the rpsR gene encoding 30S ribosomal protein S18 — protein sequence MSDSSSSTVRRPFHRRRKSDPFAASDSPKIDYKDVRLLLRYISERGKIVPSRITAVSQKNQRALAQAIKRARFLGLLPYVLK from the coding sequence ATGAGCGATTCTTCTTCCAGCACCGTCCGTCGGCCGTTCCACCGCCGTCGCAAGTCCGATCCCTTCGCGGCGAGCGATTCGCCGAAGATCGACTACAAGGACGTCCGCCTGCTGCTGCGCTACATCTCCGAGCGCGGCAAGATCGTGCCCTCGCGCATCACCGCGGTTTCCCAAAAGAACCAGCGGGCGCTGGCCCAGGCGATCAAGCGTGCGCGCTTCCTCGGCCTGCTTCCCTACGTCCTGAAGTAG
- the rpsF gene encoding 30S ribosomal protein S6, with translation MALYEHVFLARQDISGQQVDQIVDTYRGVIEANGGKVGKVESWGLKTLTYRIKKNRKAYYILMNIDAPSAAVQEMERQMRFNEDILRYITIKVDAHDDAQSVMMQKRDDRPRRGDRDDRPGGDRPRRDRDDRPPRRDDDDRPRRPRPDAE, from the coding sequence ATGGCTCTGTATGAGCACGTATTTCTCGCCCGGCAGGACATTAGCGGCCAGCAGGTCGATCAGATCGTCGATACCTATCGCGGTGTGATCGAAGCCAATGGCGGCAAGGTCGGCAAGGTCGAGAGCTGGGGTCTGAAGACCCTGACCTATCGGATCAAGAAGAACCGGAAGGCCTACTACATCCTGATGAACATCGATGCCCCCTCGGCGGCGGTGCAGGAAATGGAGCGCCAGATGCGCTTCAACGAGGACATCCTGCGCTACATTACCATCAAGGTCGATGCGCATGACGACGCGCAGTCGGTGATGATGCAGAAGCGCGACGACCGTCCACGCCGCGGCGACCGCGACGACCGCCCGGGTGGCGACCGTCCGCGCCGTGACCGCGACGACCGTCCGCCGCGCCGCGACGACGACGATCGTCCGCGCCGCCCTCGTCCTGATGCGGAGTAA
- the radA gene encoding DNA repair protein RadA translates to MAKLKASFICQNCGTVTARWQGRCEACGEWNTIVEESAGGGIGGGPQRGARRGRVTALLPLSGEMEEAPRISTGIAELDRACGGGIVRGSAILIGGDPGIGKSTLLMQAAAGLSRGGHRVVYVSGEEAVAQVRLRAQRLKADDTDVMLMAETNVEDILATLGDDKRPDLVIIDSIQTLWSDLAESAPGTVTQVRTGVQAMVKYAKASGAAVILVGHVTKDGQIAGPRVVEHMVDAVLYFEGEGGHHFRILRTVKNRFGPTDEIGVFEMSDLGLREVQNPSELFLGERNTKSPGSAVFAGMEGTRPVLVEIQALVVASALGTPRRAVVGWDQPRLAMVLAVLEAHCGVRLGQHDVYLNVAGGFRISEPAADLAVAAALVSSLSGLALPADCVYFGEISLSGAVRPVAHSAQRLKEAEKLGFGQAVLPSLSADLPKGRDVSTHEVETLPHLVARVAGAAASQEAE, encoded by the coding sequence ATGGCCAAGCTGAAAGCCTCCTTCATCTGCCAGAACTGCGGCACGGTCACCGCCCGCTGGCAGGGGCGCTGCGAGGCCTGCGGCGAGTGGAACACGATTGTCGAGGAAAGCGCCGGCGGCGGCATCGGTGGTGGGCCGCAGCGTGGCGCCCGGCGCGGCCGCGTGACCGCCCTCCTGCCGCTGTCGGGCGAGATGGAGGAGGCGCCGCGCATCTCGACCGGCATCGCCGAGCTCGACCGCGCCTGTGGCGGCGGCATCGTGCGCGGTTCGGCGATCCTCATCGGCGGCGATCCCGGCATCGGCAAGTCGACGCTGCTGATGCAGGCCGCCGCCGGTCTCAGCCGCGGCGGCCACCGCGTCGTCTACGTCTCGGGCGAGGAAGCGGTGGCGCAGGTCCGCCTCAGGGCGCAGCGGCTGAAGGCCGACGATACGGACGTGATGCTGATGGCCGAAACGAATGTCGAGGACATCCTCGCGACGCTCGGCGACGACAAGCGGCCCGACCTCGTCATCATCGACTCGATCCAGACCCTCTGGTCGGATCTCGCCGAATCGGCGCCGGGGACGGTCACGCAGGTGCGCACCGGCGTGCAGGCGATGGTGAAATACGCCAAGGCGAGCGGTGCGGCGGTGATCCTCGTCGGCCATGTCACCAAGGACGGCCAGATCGCCGGCCCGCGCGTCGTCGAGCACATGGTCGACGCCGTGCTCTACTTCGAGGGCGAAGGCGGCCATCACTTCCGCATCCTCAGGACGGTGAAGAACCGCTTCGGCCCGACCGACGAGATCGGCGTGTTCGAGATGTCGGACCTCGGCCTGCGCGAGGTGCAGAACCCGTCCGAACTCTTCCTCGGCGAGCGCAACACGAAGTCGCCGGGCTCGGCGGTGTTTGCCGGCATGGAGGGGACGCGCCCGGTTCTGGTCGAGATCCAGGCGCTCGTCGTCGCCTCGGCGCTCGGCACGCCGCGCCGCGCCGTCGTCGGCTGGGACCAGCCGCGCCTCGCCATGGTGCTCGCCGTGCTCGAGGCCCATTGCGGCGTCCGGCTCGGCCAGCACGACGTCTATCTCAACGTCGCCGGCGGCTTCCGGATCAGCGAGCCGGCGGCTGATCTCGCGGTCGCAGCGGCGCTCGTCTCCTCCCTGTCCGGCCTTGCCCTGCCCGCCGATTGCGTCTATTTCGGCGAAATCAGCCTGTCGGGCGCGGTGCGGCCGGTGGCTCATTCCGCGCAGCGGCTGAAGGAGGCGGAAAAGCTCGGCTTCGGTCAGGCCGTCCTGCCGTCCCTCAGCGCCGATCTGCCGAAGGGGCGAGACGTGTCGACGCACGAGGTCGAAACGCTTCCCCATCTCGTCGCCCGGGTCGCCGGGGCCGCGGCGAGCCAGGAGGCGGAGTGA
- a CDS encoding EAL domain-containing protein, whose product MDALIDGASDDATLMREMLEQMRQGIVLYEHDASGEDVVRLFNAQAALVLELPPGFIRKGLRRRDLVNFCALRGDHPADFDPAAYFSVMRQKGEGELMMQSPSGRWVQVTWRRRAAAGGTLTLYTDVSEKVACERQLTETREEYRTLAEFAPTGIAKLDPAGRLVFANVAALDLLDRPMEEVDLAHQIEPNDDISFATHLARGGRFEADIRMPYLTRHVIVSVHTVGECGAKIISLADVTRLREARSQIEHMACHDSLTGLGNRRQFNLIWQKLAAEAAAGTATGMQHLIALDLDRFKRINDDHGHGVGDRLLQVAASRIRLAAGEGASSFRLGGDEFAVISSSASRRDAVATAEAIIGRLSEPFEIDGLTLAIGCSAGIATMLVDGSTAAEVQRAADVALYQVKRSGRGLVACFDPAQERHIDERQRLESDLALAIARNEFTLAYQPQIDLDTGRIVGIEALLRWHNPRLGCLVSPTDFVPLAEALGLIGLIDIWVMKTAIAQIRQFLDAGLEKPFISINMSPLTLKRPDIVDLLADALAQHRVDPGLVEIEITEGVAIADRQSVRQVLDRIRAGGMRVAIDDFGAGHSSLAYIQSLAVDRVKIDRSIIEGLGREDRTLAVVASIAALCRGLGLRLTAEGIETEAQWQTLRTLGAIDGQGFYLGVPDTAQALLARFGRDGFSGQLSPHVA is encoded by the coding sequence ATGGATGCACTGATCGATGGTGCGAGTGACGACGCGACGTTGATGCGCGAGATGCTCGAGCAGATGCGTCAGGGCATCGTCCTCTACGAGCATGATGCCAGTGGCGAGGATGTCGTGCGCCTGTTCAACGCGCAGGCGGCCCTCGTTCTCGAGCTGCCGCCCGGCTTCATCCGCAAAGGTCTTCGACGTCGCGACCTCGTCAATTTCTGCGCACTACGCGGCGACCACCCCGCCGACTTCGACCCCGCTGCCTATTTCTCCGTGATGAGGCAGAAAGGCGAAGGCGAACTCATGATGCAGTCGCCTTCGGGTCGCTGGGTGCAGGTAACATGGAGACGACGCGCGGCGGCGGGCGGCACCCTCACGCTCTACACCGACGTGAGCGAGAAGGTCGCCTGTGAGCGCCAGTTGACGGAGACGCGCGAGGAATACCGGACGCTGGCGGAATTCGCCCCGACCGGCATCGCCAAGCTCGACCCCGCCGGACGCCTCGTCTTCGCCAATGTCGCCGCCCTCGACCTCCTCGACCGGCCGATGGAGGAAGTCGACCTGGCGCACCAGATCGAGCCGAACGACGACATCTCCTTCGCCACGCATCTGGCGAGGGGCGGACGCTTCGAGGCCGACATCCGGATGCCCTATCTCACCCGCCACGTCATCGTCTCGGTCCATACCGTTGGCGAATGCGGCGCCAAGATCATCTCGCTGGCCGACGTCACCCGCCTTCGCGAGGCGCGAAGCCAGATCGAGCACATGGCCTGCCACGATTCCCTGACGGGTCTCGGCAACCGTCGCCAGTTCAACCTGATCTGGCAGAAGCTGGCCGCCGAGGCCGCGGCCGGGACCGCGACCGGGATGCAGCACCTCATCGCGCTCGACCTCGACCGGTTCAAGCGCATCAACGACGATCATGGTCATGGCGTCGGGGACCGGCTGCTCCAGGTCGCGGCATCCCGCATCAGGCTTGCGGCGGGCGAGGGAGCGAGCAGCTTTCGGCTCGGCGGCGACGAGTTTGCCGTAATCAGCAGCTCCGCGTCGCGTCGGGATGCCGTGGCGACCGCCGAAGCGATCATTGGCCGGCTTTCGGAACCCTTCGAGATCGACGGACTGACGCTGGCGATCGGTTGCTCGGCCGGCATCGCCACCATGCTGGTCGACGGCAGCACTGCTGCCGAGGTCCAGCGGGCGGCCGACGTCGCGCTCTACCAGGTCAAGCGCAGCGGCCGAGGGCTCGTCGCCTGCTTCGATCCGGCGCAGGAGCGCCACATCGATGAACGTCAGAGGCTGGAATCCGATCTCGCCCTGGCCATTGCCCGCAACGAGTTCACTCTGGCCTACCAGCCCCAGATCGACCTCGATACCGGCCGCATCGTCGGCATCGAGGCCTTGCTGCGCTGGCACAATCCACGCCTCGGCTGCCTCGTCTCCCCGACCGACTTCGTCCCCCTCGCCGAAGCGCTCGGCCTGATCGGCCTCATCGACATCTGGGTGATGAAGACGGCGATCGCCCAGATCCGCCAGTTTCTGGATGCCGGGCTGGAGAAGCCGTTCATCTCGATCAACATGTCGCCGCTGACGCTGAAGCGGCCCGACATCGTCGATCTCCTCGCCGACGCCCTGGCGCAGCACCGGGTCGATCCCGGCCTCGTCGAGATCGAGATCACCGAGGGCGTGGCGATCGCCGACAGGCAGAGCGTGCGGCAGGTCCTCGACCGCATACGCGCCGGCGGCATGCGGGTCGCGATCGACGATTTCGGCGCCGGACATTCCAGCCTCGCCTACATCCAGAGCCTAGCCGTTGACCGGGTGAAGATCGATCGTTCGATCATCGAGGGTCTTGGCCGCGAAGACCGGACGCTGGCGGTCGTGGCATCGATCGCGGCCTTATGCCGGGGTCTCGGACTGAGGTTGACGGCAGAAGGGATCGAGACGGAGGCGCAGTGGCAAACGCTGCGCACGCTCGGCGCCATAGACGGCCAGGGCTTCTATCTCGGCGTGCCCGACACCGCCCAGGCGCTGCTCGCCAGATTTGGCAGGGACGGATTTTCCGGTCAGCTGTCTCCCCATGTTGCCTGA
- a CDS encoding replicative DNA helicase, with protein sequence MAEAARKFDEDAALYREAPNNIEAEQALLGAILVNNDAYYVVHDFLKPDHFFEPLHREIFTKTSEMIRMGKIANPVTIKTFLAANDKVGDITVAQYLARLAAEATTIINASDYGRAIYDLALRRNLIRIGEDMVNIAFDAPLDVEPKAQIEDAERRLFELAETGRYDGGFQSFTDAVTLAVEMASAAKDRDGGLSGVSTGIIGLDRRLGGLQRSDLIVLAGRPAMGKTSLATNIAFNIAAAFEPADQSDGTFSAKNGGVVGFFSLEMSAEQLATRIISEQTEISSSKIRRGMINETELVKLIACSETMQRLPLYIDQTGGISIAQLAARARRLKRQRGLDVMVIDYLQLMQGSSKNSQNRVQEMTEITTGLKALAKELNVPIIGLSQLSRQVENREDKHPQLSDLRESGSIEQDADVVMFVYREEYYLSNKEPKPGTQEHFTWQTEMNEARGKAEVIIAKQRHGPTGTVPLAFQAEFTRFTDLADESYLPERFE encoded by the coding sequence ATGGCCGAGGCGGCGCGCAAATTCGACGAGGACGCAGCGCTCTACCGCGAGGCTCCGAACAATATCGAGGCCGAGCAGGCCCTTCTCGGCGCGATTCTCGTCAACAACGACGCCTATTACGTCGTCCATGACTTCCTGAAGCCCGACCACTTTTTCGAGCCCCTGCACCGCGAGATCTTCACCAAGACGTCCGAGATGATCCGGATGGGCAAGATCGCCAATCCGGTGACGATCAAGACCTTTCTGGCCGCCAACGACAAGGTCGGCGACATCACGGTGGCGCAGTACCTGGCGCGACTCGCGGCGGAAGCCACGACCATCATCAACGCGTCCGACTACGGCCGTGCGATCTACGATCTGGCCCTCAGGCGCAACCTGATCCGGATCGGCGAGGACATGGTCAACATCGCCTTCGACGCGCCGCTCGACGTCGAGCCGAAGGCGCAGATCGAGGATGCCGAGCGCCGGCTGTTCGAGCTGGCCGAGACCGGGCGCTACGACGGCGGCTTCCAGTCCTTCACCGATGCGGTGACGCTCGCCGTCGAGATGGCATCGGCGGCCAAGGACCGCGACGGCGGTCTGTCCGGCGTTTCCACCGGCATCATCGGTCTCGACCGGCGTCTCGGCGGCCTGCAGCGCTCCGATCTGATCGTGCTCGCCGGCCGTCCGGCCATGGGCAAGACCTCGCTCGCCACCAACATCGCCTTCAACATCGCCGCCGCCTTCGAGCCGGCCGACCAGTCGGACGGCACCTTCTCGGCCAAGAACGGCGGCGTCGTCGGCTTCTTCTCCCTGGAAATGTCGGCCGAACAGCTGGCGACGCGCATCATCTCCGAGCAGACCGAGATCTCCTCCTCGAAGATCCGCCGCGGCATGATCAACGAAACCGAGCTCGTGAAGCTCATCGCCTGCTCCGAGACGATGCAGCGCCTGCCGCTCTACATCGACCAGACCGGCGGCATCTCGATCGCCCAGCTCGCGGCCCGGGCGCGGCGGCTGAAGCGCCAGCGCGGCCTCGACGTGATGGTCATCGACTATCTCCAGCTGATGCAGGGCTCGTCGAAGAATTCGCAGAACCGCGTCCAGGAAATGACGGAGATCACCACCGGGCTGAAGGCACTGGCCAAAGAGCTGAACGTGCCGATCATCGGCCTGTCGCAGCTGTCGCGCCAGGTCGAGAACCGCGAGGACAAGCACCCGCAATTGTCGGACTTGCGGGAATCCGGCTCGATCGAGCAGGACGCCGACGTCGTGATGTTCGTCTATCGCGAGGAATACTACCTCTCGAACAAGGAGCCGAAGCCCGGCACGCAGGAACACTTCACCTGGCAGACCGAGATGAACGAGGCGCGCGGCAAGGCCGAGGTGATCATCGCCAAGCAGCGCCACGGACCGACCGGCACGGTGCCCCTCGCCTTCCAGGCCGAGTTCACCCGCTTCACCGATCTCGCCGACGAGAGCTATCTGCCGGAGCGCTTCGAGTAG
- a CDS encoding DUF1294 domain-containing protein has protein sequence MILPFIAYLVLANAATYAAFAYDKSMARAGGRRVPERTLLGLALAGGSAGAVTAQRTLRHKTQKEPFRSILLAIVFLHVALVLGWAFLGEAWLIDGSAA, from the coding sequence ATGATTCTGCCGTTCATCGCCTACCTCGTCCTGGCCAACGCCGCGACCTATGCGGCCTTTGCCTATGACAAGAGCATGGCGCGGGCCGGCGGGCGCAGGGTTCCCGAGCGTACCCTGCTCGGCCTCGCGCTGGCAGGTGGCAGCGCCGGCGCAGTCACCGCGCAGCGGACCCTGCGCCACAAGACGCAGAAAGAGCCGTTCCGCTCCATCCTCCTGGCGATTGTCTTCCTCCACGTCGCGCTGGTGCTTGGCTGGGCCTTTCTGGGCGAGGCGTGGCTGATCGACGGGTCAGCTGCCTGA